The following coding sequences lie in one Thermomicrobium sp. 4228-Ro genomic window:
- a CDS encoding DUF2085 domain-containing protein, producing the protein MQDSRASVVQPGALRHVRFERAVDRLVGIWARHWLATLNLLTGLFAALPLLAPWLVATGHPKLAAPIYFAYRFVCHQRPDRSFFLFGEQVAYCQRDLAIYVGVFVLGLVFVLVRHRLPPLSWRGAVLLALPVALDGTTQLVGLRESTWQLRLFTGTLFALAVVWFVYPRLEVGFAEIRAVLARRERLESERPAVTEEASCRGSCETSASSSA; encoded by the coding sequence ATGCAAGACAGCCGAGCGTCGGTCGTCCAACCGGGCGCCCTGCGGCACGTCCGCTTCGAACGCGCGGTCGATCGTCTGGTCGGTATCTGGGCTCGACACTGGCTCGCAACCCTCAATCTCCTCACGGGCCTCTTCGCTGCTCTACCGCTGCTCGCACCGTGGCTGGTGGCGACCGGTCATCCGAAGCTCGCGGCGCCCATTTACTTTGCCTACCGGTTCGTCTGCCACCAGCGTCCGGATCGCAGCTTTTTCCTCTTCGGGGAGCAAGTCGCGTACTGCCAGCGTGACCTCGCGATTTACGTGGGCGTCTTCGTCCTCGGTCTCGTTTTCGTGCTCGTGCGTCATCGCCTGCCACCTCTGTCCTGGCGGGGGGCCGTCCTGCTCGCGTTGCCGGTGGCGCTCGACGGGACGACGCAACTCGTCGGGCTGCGGGAGAGTACGTGGCAGTTGCGCCTCTTCACTGGCACGCTCTTCGCACTCGCTGTCGTCTGGTTCGTCTATCCTCGGCTCGAAGTCGGGTTCGCGGAGATCCGCGCCGTGCTGGCGCGCCGCGAACGACTGGAGTCCGAACGACCGGCCGTCACAGAGGAGGCATCGTGCCGAGGATCTTGCGAGACAAGCGCATCGTCGTCGGCGTAA